In Massilia antarctica, the following are encoded in one genomic region:
- a CDS encoding NCS2 family permease, with protein sequence MSLLENHFKLKENGTDVRTELLAGLTTFLTMAYIIFVNPSILGDAGVPKDAVFVATCLAAALGSLIMGLYANYPIALAPGMGLNAYFAYVVVKQMGLSWEVALGAVFISGCLFLLVSVFRLRELIVNGIPPSIRVAITVGIGLFLGLIALRNAGIVVGNPATLLGVGDLHAAPALLAITGFFVIVALDKLKVKGAILIGILLVTVLSFFFAGNQFKGVVSAPPSLAPTLFKLDIMGALSVGILNVVLVFFLVELFDATGTLMGVASRAGLLVNGKMARLNKALMADSCAIVAGATLGTSSTTAYIESAAGVQAGGRTGLTAVAVAILFLGCLFLSPLASVVPAYATAPALLYVACLMLRELGEIDWNDTTESIPAAIAALTMPFTYSIAMGVAFGFISYAVLKLMTGRWREVKAAVWVIAGVFLFKFIYLGAG encoded by the coding sequence TTGTCGTTACTTGAAAACCATTTCAAACTCAAGGAAAACGGAACCGACGTCCGCACCGAGTTGCTGGCCGGGCTGACCACCTTCCTGACGATGGCCTACATCATCTTCGTCAATCCCTCGATCCTCGGCGACGCCGGCGTGCCCAAGGATGCCGTGTTCGTGGCCACCTGCCTGGCGGCCGCCCTCGGCAGCCTGATCATGGGCTTGTACGCCAACTATCCGATCGCGCTGGCACCCGGCATGGGCTTGAATGCCTATTTCGCCTACGTCGTGGTCAAGCAGATGGGCTTGTCGTGGGAGGTGGCGTTGGGCGCGGTGTTCATTTCCGGCTGCCTGTTTCTGCTGGTGAGCGTGTTTCGCCTGCGCGAACTCATCGTCAACGGCATTCCGCCCTCGATCCGGGTCGCCATCACGGTCGGGATCGGCCTGTTCCTCGGCCTGATCGCGCTGCGCAACGCCGGCATCGTGGTGGGCAATCCGGCCACCCTGCTCGGCGTGGGCGACTTGCATGCGGCGCCCGCCCTGCTGGCGATCACCGGCTTTTTCGTGATCGTCGCCCTCGACAAGCTCAAGGTCAAGGGGGCGATCCTGATTGGCATCCTGCTGGTCACCGTGCTCAGCTTTTTCTTCGCGGGCAATCAATTCAAGGGCGTGGTCTCGGCCCCGCCATCCCTGGCGCCCACCCTGTTCAAGCTCGACATCATGGGCGCGCTCTCGGTCGGCATCCTGAACGTGGTGCTGGTGTTCTTTCTGGTGGAACTGTTCGACGCCACCGGCACCCTGATGGGCGTGGCCAGCCGCGCCGGCCTGCTGGTCAACGGCAAGATGGCGCGCCTGAACAAGGCCCTGATGGCCGACAGCTGCGCCATCGTGGCCGGCGCCACCCTGGGCACCTCGAGCACCACGGCCTACATCGAAAGCGCGGCCGGGGTCCAGGCCGGCGGGCGCACGGGTCTGACCGCGGTGGCGGTGGCGATCCTGTTCCTCGGCTGTCTGTTCCTGTCGCCACTGGCGTCGGTGGTGCCGGCCTACGCCACCGCGCCCGCGCTGCTGTACGTGGCCTGCCTGATGCTGCGCGAACTGGGCGAGATCGACTGGAACGACACCACCGAAAGCATTCCGGCCGCGATTGCCGCGCTGACGATGCCGTTTACCTACTCGATCGCGATGGGCGTGGCCTTCGGTTTCATCTCGTATGCCGTGCTCAAGCTGATGACCGGGCGCTGGCGCGAAGTCAAGGCGGCGGTGTGGGTGATCGCGGGGGTGTTCCTGTTCAAATTTATCTATCTCGGCGCCGGCTGA
- a CDS encoding methyl-accepting chemotaxis protein, with product MTLLRHLSIQKKLMLSMAACLLLFVVISSTLSITMTGRGIRERVVNQELPSVIGEIRNDVLRQIAVPLATSLALANNTYVQAWEAEGLPDSGMQAWKAYAGQIKAKNKAATVFWISDTSGKYMTEQGLSRTLDKAAGTDQWFYGFLASGKPYTLDLDKEVGSNEFMLFINTRAEAPGGKLGVAGLGLSVTALADTIRAYRIGQSGFVSLVRANGLVLVHRDAALADGKHYLKDLPGYDEALSKTLLGGAKFTHAETDLGAARRMVVSSFVPELNMYVVAEVPQAEVLGNVARDATISALVAALIGGGIGLFVIYLISRAIAGPVARAAHMLSDIAGGNGDLSRRMPVESGDEVGELAEAFNRFVSSLNLTISQVRGSTETIAAASSEIAAGNMDLSGRTEAQASSLEQTAAAMEQMTSTVKQNAENASQANQLVVSASTYAVKGGEVVGQVVSTMGSITDSSRKIADIIGVIDGIAFQTNILALNAAVEAARAGEQGRGFAVVASEVRNLAQRSAGAAREIKTLIDDSVQKVDAGSRLVDEAGVTMHQIVTSVQQVADLMSEIAAASFEQSQGIGQINQSISAMDDATQQNAALVEEAAAAAASLQDQAANLAKVVSVFKLDESATPLAAPAAPARRVPATRAVARAPAPHQAAKPAAKPGSKPTGKPPAKPPAKAAAPAGDDWEEF from the coding sequence TTGACCTTGTTACGCCACCTCTCGATCCAAAAGAAATTGATGTTGAGCATGGCAGCCTGTCTGCTCCTGTTTGTCGTCATTTCCTCCACCCTGAGCATCACCATGACCGGGCGCGGCATCCGCGAGCGGGTCGTCAACCAGGAATTGCCGTCCGTGATCGGCGAAATCCGCAACGACGTGCTGCGCCAGATCGCCGTGCCGCTGGCGACCTCGCTGGCGCTGGCCAACAACACGTATGTGCAGGCATGGGAAGCGGAGGGCTTGCCCGACAGCGGCATGCAAGCCTGGAAAGCCTACGCCGGCCAGATCAAGGCGAAGAACAAGGCCGCCACCGTGTTCTGGATTTCCGATACGAGCGGCAAATACATGACCGAACAGGGCTTGAGCCGCACCCTGGACAAGGCCGCCGGCACCGATCAGTGGTTCTATGGCTTCCTGGCCAGCGGCAAGCCCTACACCCTGGACCTGGACAAGGAAGTCGGGTCGAATGAATTCATGCTGTTCATCAATACCCGCGCCGAGGCGCCGGGCGGCAAGCTCGGCGTGGCCGGCCTGGGCCTGTCGGTGACCGCCCTGGCCGACACCATCCGCGCCTACCGCATCGGCCAGTCCGGCTTCGTCTCGCTGGTGCGCGCCAACGGCCTGGTGCTGGTGCACCGCGATGCCGCCCTGGCTGACGGCAAGCACTATCTGAAGGATTTGCCGGGTTACGACGAGGCGCTGAGCAAGACCTTGCTGGGCGGCGCCAAATTCACCCATGCCGAAACCGACCTCGGGGCGGCGCGGCGCATGGTGGTGTCGTCCTTTGTGCCGGAACTGAATATGTATGTGGTGGCCGAAGTGCCGCAAGCCGAAGTGCTGGGCAATGTGGCGCGCGACGCCACTATTTCGGCCCTGGTGGCGGCGCTGATCGGCGGCGGCATCGGCCTGTTCGTCATTTACCTGATCAGCCGCGCGATCGCCGGTCCGGTGGCGCGCGCCGCCCACATGCTGAGCGACATCGCCGGCGGCAACGGCGACCTGAGCCGCCGCATGCCGGTCGAAAGCGGCGACGAGGTGGGCGAACTGGCCGAGGCCTTCAACCGCTTCGTCTCCTCGCTCAACCTGACCATCAGCCAGGTGCGCGGCAGCACCGAAACCATCGCCGCCGCGTCGAGCGAAATCGCGGCCGGCAATATGGACCTGTCGGGGCGCACCGAAGCGCAAGCTTCCAGCCTGGAACAAACCGCGGCCGCCATGGAACAGATGACCTCGACCGTGAAGCAGAATGCCGAGAATGCCAGCCAGGCCAATCAGCTGGTCGTGTCCGCCTCCACCTACGCCGTCAAGGGGGGCGAAGTGGTGGGGCAGGTGGTCAGCACGATGGGATCGATCACGGACAGTTCGCGCAAGATCGCCGACATCATCGGCGTCATCGATGGCATCGCCTTCCAGACCAACATCCTGGCCCTGAACGCGGCCGTGGAAGCGGCCCGTGCCGGCGAGCAGGGACGCGGCTTTGCCGTGGTCGCGTCCGAAGTGCGCAACCTGGCGCAGCGCTCGGCGGGCGCGGCGCGCGAAATCAAGACCCTGATCGACGACTCCGTGCAAAAGGTCGATGCCGGCAGCCGCCTGGTGGACGAAGCCGGCGTCACCATGCACCAGATCGTCACCTCGGTGCAGCAGGTCGCCGACCTGATGAGCGAGATCGCCGCCGCCAGTTTCGAACAGAGCCAGGGCATCGGCCAGATCAACCAGTCGATCAGCGCCATGGATGACGCCACCCAGCAGAATGCCGCGCTGGTGGAAGAAGCGGCGGCGGCGGCCGCGTCGCTGCAGGACCAGGCCGCCAACCTGGCCAAGGTGGTCAGCGTGTTCAAGCTCGACGAGAGCGCCACGCCGCTGGCCGCGCCTGCCGCGCCGGCGCGGCGCGTGCCCGCCACCCGCGCCGTGGCGCGCGCGCCGGCGCCGCACCAGGCCGCCAAGCCCGCCGCCAAGCCGGGCAGCAAGCCGACGGGCAAGCCGCCCGCCAAGCCGCCGGCCAAAGCCGCCGCGCCGGCCGGCGACGACTGGGAAGAATTCTGA
- a CDS encoding outer envelope protein, translating to MTATILRRLPAAWILATASLAGGAVQAADWSDTAISWRTGNRFREPFNRDNVGKNIFALTHASGYQYGSNFFNLDMLVSDSKDPGSLNQTDGAQEAYLVYRHTLDIGKLRGAPVKFGPVSGAGVTVGFDWNAKNDVGYNSRKRMLVAGPTLMWDVPGFLSTSLLLLRESNAPSGAFPPISNVRGRYTYDLHPMLTASWGIPAGELWSFEGFANFIASKGKSETGADTGAETNIDMQLMFDAGAAMGYKKRTFRVGLEYQYWNNKFGNTSATTGGQGYRAKTPMVRVAYHF from the coding sequence ATGACCGCAACCATCCTGCGCCGCCTTCCCGCGGCCTGGATCCTCGCCACGGCCAGCCTGGCTGGCGGCGCCGTCCAGGCGGCCGACTGGAGCGACACGGCGATCAGCTGGCGCACCGGCAACCGCTTTCGCGAACCCTTCAACCGCGACAATGTTGGCAAGAACATTTTCGCGCTGACCCATGCCAGCGGCTACCAGTACGGCAGCAATTTCTTCAACCTCGACATGCTCGTTTCCGACAGCAAGGACCCCGGTTCGCTGAACCAGACCGACGGCGCCCAGGAAGCCTACCTGGTGTATCGCCACACGCTCGACATCGGCAAGCTGCGCGGCGCCCCCGTCAAATTCGGCCCGGTGAGCGGCGCCGGGGTGACTGTCGGTTTCGACTGGAACGCCAAGAACGACGTCGGCTACAACTCGCGCAAGCGGATGCTGGTGGCCGGCCCGACCCTGATGTGGGACGTGCCGGGCTTCCTGTCGACCAGCCTGCTGCTGCTACGCGAGAGCAATGCGCCGAGCGGCGCCTTCCCGCCGATATCGAACGTGCGCGGGCGCTACACCTACGACCTGCATCCTATGCTCACGGCCAGCTGGGGCATCCCGGCCGGCGAGCTGTGGTCCTTCGAGGGCTTTGCCAACTTCATCGCTTCGAAGGGCAAGAGCGAAACCGGGGCCGACACCGGTGCCGAAACCAACATCGACATGCAGCTCATGTTCGACGCCGGCGCCGCGATGGGCTACAAGAAGCGCACCTTCCGCGTGGGCCTCGAATACCAGTATTGGAACAATAAATTCGGTAACACCTCGGCGACCACGGGCGGGCAGGGCTACCGCGCCAAAACGCCGATGGTGCGGGTGGCCTACCACTTCTGA
- the yfcF gene encoding glutathione transferase, with translation MQELILYVDSRFTSPWALSVFQTLTEKQLPFTLHTVDLDKGEQQQAPFRDLGLTGRVPLLVHGDLRLAESSAIVEYLEEAFPPPAWQAVLPGGLEQRARARQVMAWLRSDLMALRAERSTEVVFCAPTQAPLTAAGQAAADRLTGIAERLVKGEHLFGEWCIADSELALALNRLILNGDPVPERLKAYCAAQWQRDSVRQWAAKPRGQARG, from the coding sequence ATGCAAGAGTTGATCCTGTACGTCGACAGCCGTTTCACCAGTCCGTGGGCGCTGTCGGTGTTCCAGACACTGACCGAAAAGCAATTGCCGTTCACCCTGCACACGGTCGACCTGGACAAGGGCGAGCAGCAGCAGGCGCCTTTTCGCGACCTGGGCCTGACCGGACGTGTTCCACTTTTGGTGCACGGCGATCTGAGGCTGGCCGAGTCGAGCGCCATCGTCGAGTATCTGGAAGAAGCGTTTCCGCCGCCGGCCTGGCAAGCCGTGCTGCCGGGCGGGTTGGAACAGCGTGCCCGCGCGCGCCAGGTCATGGCCTGGCTGCGCAGCGACCTGATGGCCCTGCGCGCCGAGCGCTCGACCGAAGTGGTGTTCTGCGCGCCGACACAAGCGCCGCTGACGGCGGCCGGTCAGGCTGCCGCGGATCGCCTGACCGGCATCGCCGAGCGTTTGGTGAAGGGCGAGCACCTGTTCGGCGAATGGTGCATCGCCGACAGCGAGCTGGCGCTGGCGCTGAACCGCTTGATTTTGAACGGCGATCCGGTGCCGGAACGCCTCAAGGCCTATTGCGCGGCGCAGTGGCAGCGCGACAGCGTGCGCCAGTGGGCGGCCAAGCCGCGCGGCCAGGCAAGAGGGTAA
- a CDS encoding ABC transporter substrate-binding protein has translation MHRAHKLALAAALALGACAMAHAAGPQAERPKAGAPRAEVIHWWTSGGESAAVKTIANAYRAAGGVWVDTAVAGNEQARAVAVNRIVGGNPPAAAQFNASMQFLDLVEQGMLNQVDDIAATERWDSTLPAPIRDVIKVKGHYYAVPLNVHMPTWIWYSRAAFRQAGVAKEPATMDELFAALDKLKAAGLIPLAHGGQSWQENIVFMAVLANVGGKDLYLSVLRDRDPRAIASEPFKQVLLAFKRLKSYVDPGSPGRNWNDATALLVSGKAGVQIMGDWVKGELNAAKLTAGKEYGCITGFGPRAPFLIQGDAFIFPKSANADTVRAQKLLAGVMVAPATVAAFNRVKGSLPVRADLDASALDPCAQAALVVMKDRTRHVGNGEVYLTPDQNGALVDVLTAYWNTAMAVEKAQKNIAAALKG, from the coding sequence ATGCACAGAGCACACAAGCTGGCGCTGGCGGCAGCGCTGGCGCTGGGCGCCTGCGCCATGGCGCACGCGGCCGGACCTCAAGCCGAACGGCCGAAGGCCGGCGCGCCCCGGGCCGAGGTCATTCACTGGTGGACCTCGGGCGGCGAATCGGCCGCCGTCAAGACCATCGCCAACGCCTACCGCGCCGCCGGCGGGGTCTGGGTCGACACCGCCGTCGCCGGCAACGAGCAGGCACGCGCCGTGGCTGTCAACCGCATCGTCGGCGGCAATCCGCCCGCCGCCGCCCAGTTCAACGCCTCCATGCAGTTCCTCGACCTGGTCGAGCAGGGCATGCTCAACCAGGTCGACGACATCGCCGCCACAGAGCGCTGGGACAGCACCCTGCCGGCGCCCATCCGCGACGTCATCAAGGTCAAGGGCCACTATTACGCGGTCCCCTTGAACGTCCACATGCCGACCTGGATCTGGTATTCCAGGGCCGCCTTCAGACAAGCCGGCGTCGCCAAAGAGCCGGCCACGATGGACGAACTGTTCGCCGCGCTCGACAAGCTGAAAGCCGCCGGCCTGATACCGCTGGCGCACGGCGGCCAGTCGTGGCAGGAAAATATCGTCTTCATGGCGGTGCTGGCCAATGTGGGCGGCAAGGACCTGTACCTGAGCGTGTTGCGCGATCGCGACCCGCGCGCGATCGCCTCCGAACCGTTCAAGCAGGTGCTGCTGGCGTTCAAGCGCCTCAAATCGTATGTCGATCCCGGCTCGCCCGGGCGCAACTGGAACGACGCCACTGCGCTGCTGGTGAGCGGCAAGGCCGGCGTGCAGATCATGGGCGACTGGGTCAAGGGCGAATTGAATGCGGCCAAACTCACCGCCGGCAAGGAGTATGGCTGCATCACCGGCTTCGGCCCCAGGGCGCCCTTCCTGATCCAGGGCGACGCCTTCATCTTCCCCAAGAGCGCCAACGCCGATACCGTCAGGGCGCAAAAGCTGCTGGCCGGCGTGATGGTGGCGCCAGCGACGGTCGCCGCCTTCAACCGGGTCAAGGGTTCGCTGCCGGTGCGCGCCGACCTCGACGCCTCCGCGCTGGACCCCTGCGCCCAGGCCGCGCTGGTGGTGATGAAAGACCGCACGCGCCACGTCGGTAACGGCGAGGTCTATCTGACACCCGACCAGAACGGTGCGCTGGTCGACGTGCTGACCGCGTACTGGAACACCGCCATGGCGGTCGAAAAGGCGCAGAAGAATATCGCCGCCGCCCTGAAAGGCTGA
- a CDS encoding carbohydrate ABC transporter permease, whose protein sequence is MRIRHPLRRVIPFAALLPMALTVIVGYLGTVLWSLHISLTNSRSFPSDTFVGMAQYTRLFENERWLLSLHNLALYGVLFIGACLVIGFLLAVFIDQNVTGEGVLRTVFLYPYAMSFVATGLVWQWMLTPGNGIEQAAHQFGFAGFSFDWIVDQDMVMYTVVIATVWQASGLVMAMMLAGLRGIDGEIWKAARLDGIPTWRVYVSIVLPMMWPTIATVLLLLATAVVKLFDAVVAMTQGGPGTASEVPAKFIMDHLFGRANIALASAGAVVLLVPVLAMLAPYAYARSRKGRA, encoded by the coding sequence ATGCGCATCCGCCACCCGTTGCGCCGGGTCATTCCCTTTGCCGCGCTGCTGCCGATGGCGCTGACGGTGATCGTCGGCTACCTCGGCACGGTGCTCTGGTCGCTGCACATTTCGCTGACCAACTCGCGCAGCTTCCCGTCCGACACCTTTGTCGGCATGGCGCAGTACACGCGCCTGTTCGAGAACGAACGCTGGCTGCTGTCGCTGCATAACCTGGCGCTGTACGGCGTGCTGTTCATCGGCGCCTGCCTGGTGATCGGCTTCCTGCTGGCCGTGTTCATCGACCAGAACGTGACCGGCGAAGGTGTGCTGCGCACCGTCTTTCTGTATCCGTATGCGATGTCGTTCGTGGCCACGGGGCTGGTCTGGCAGTGGATGCTCACGCCCGGCAACGGCATCGAACAGGCGGCGCACCAGTTCGGGTTCGCCGGTTTTTCGTTCGACTGGATCGTCGACCAGGACATGGTCATGTACACGGTCGTCATCGCCACCGTGTGGCAGGCCTCCGGCCTGGTGATGGCGATGATGCTGGCCGGCCTGCGCGGCATCGACGGCGAAATCTGGAAGGCCGCGCGGCTCGACGGCATTCCCACCTGGCGCGTGTATGTGTCGATCGTGCTGCCGATGATGTGGCCGACGATTGCCACCGTGCTGCTGCTGCTCGCGACCGCCGTGGTCAAGCTGTTCGATGCGGTCGTCGCCATGACCCAGGGCGGTCCCGGCACGGCCAGCGAAGTGCCGGCCAAGTTCATCATGGACCACCTGTTCGGGCGCGCCAACATCGCCCTGGCCTCGGCCGGCGCGGTGGTGCTGCTGGTGCCGGTGCTGGCCATGCTGGCGCCGTACGCGTATGCGCGCAGCCGCAAGGGGCGTGCATGA
- a CDS encoding carbohydrate ABC transporter permease yields MKRLSHFNPARIGVYAFLISAALFFLLPLYVMLVTSVKPMEEIRLGNIFALPLQITLQPWSDAWSGACTGASCEGIRGGFWNSVAITVPSTILPILIGALNGYALSFWKPRGASTLFAILMVGAFIPLQVMIYPLVRVLAAFGLFGSLPGIVVVHMIFAMPVMTLLFRNYYAAIPHELFQAARIDGGGFFRIFIHVMLPMSLPIIVVAAIMQVTGVWNDYILGLVFAGRDNAPMTVQLNNVINTTTGTRLYNVNMAATILTSLVPLAIYFISGRWFVRGIAAGAVKG; encoded by the coding sequence ATGAAGCGCCTTTCGCACTTCAACCCGGCGCGCATCGGCGTCTATGCCTTCTTGATCAGCGCCGCGCTGTTCTTCCTGCTGCCGCTGTACGTGATGCTGGTCACCTCGGTCAAGCCGATGGAAGAAATCCGGCTCGGGAACATCTTCGCGCTGCCGCTGCAAATCACCTTGCAACCCTGGAGCGACGCCTGGAGCGGTGCCTGCACCGGCGCCTCGTGCGAAGGCATCCGCGGCGGCTTCTGGAATTCGGTGGCGATCACGGTGCCGAGCACGATCCTGCCGATCCTGATCGGCGCCCTGAACGGCTACGCGCTGTCGTTCTGGAAGCCGCGCGGCGCATCGACCCTGTTCGCGATCCTGATGGTGGGTGCCTTCATTCCGCTGCAGGTGATGATCTATCCGCTGGTGCGGGTCCTGGCCGCCTTCGGCCTGTTCGGGTCCCTGCCGGGCATCGTGGTGGTGCACATGATCTTCGCGATGCCAGTCATGACCCTGCTGTTCCGGAACTACTATGCGGCCATCCCGCACGAACTGTTCCAGGCCGCGCGCATCGACGGCGGCGGCTTCTTTCGCATCTTTATCCACGTGATGCTGCCGATGTCGCTGCCGATCATCGTGGTGGCCGCGATCATGCAGGTGACCGGCGTGTGGAACGATTACATCCTGGGACTGGTGTTCGCGGGGCGCGACAACGCGCCGATGACGGTGCAGCTCAATAACGTGATCAACACGACCACCGGCACGCGCCTGTACAACGTCAACATGGCCGCCACCATCCTCACGTCGCTGGTGCCGCTGGCGATCTATTTCATCTCAGGGCGCTGGTTCGTGCGCGGAATCGCCGCCGGCGCGGTAAAAGGGTAA
- a CDS encoding ABC transporter ATP-binding protein, translating into MSNVCVRKLCITLGGNEIIKDLDLAVEEGEFLVLLGPSGCGKSTLLHSIAGLIEVSAGTVEIGGEDMTFADPSERHIGMVFQSYALYPTMTVEKNMSFGLRINGTPKAEIARRIARAAEMLHLEPLLSRKPAQLSGGQRQRVAIGRALVREAGVFLFDEPLSNLDAKLRAELRRELKLLHQTLRSTMIYVTHDQVEAMTLATRIVVMRAGKIQQIGAPADVYERPANLFVAGFLGSPSMNFIDGAIDLEGCFAGKGFRLEGGAVGAAAGQALVLGIRPEHIRIGADGALEGTVALVEPMGNHQIVWIASAGQQLSAIVNDTRVFALGEPVRFAVDAARVSLFDKASGQRL; encoded by the coding sequence ATGTCGAATGTCTGTGTCCGCAAGCTGTGCATCACCCTCGGTGGCAACGAGATCATCAAGGACCTCGACCTGGCCGTGGAGGAGGGCGAATTCCTGGTGCTGCTGGGGCCTTCCGGCTGCGGCAAATCGACCCTGTTGCACAGCATCGCGGGGCTGATCGAGGTCAGCGCCGGGACGGTGGAAATCGGCGGCGAGGACATGACCTTCGCCGACCCGAGCGAGCGCCATATCGGCATGGTGTTCCAGTCGTATGCGCTGTATCCGACCATGACGGTAGAGAAAAACATGTCGTTCGGGCTGCGCATCAACGGCACGCCCAAGGCGGAGATTGCGCGCCGCATCGCGCGCGCCGCCGAGATGCTGCATCTCGAACCCCTGCTGTCGCGCAAACCGGCGCAGCTGTCGGGCGGGCAGCGCCAGCGCGTGGCGATCGGGCGTGCGCTGGTGCGCGAAGCGGGCGTGTTCCTGTTCGACGAACCGCTCTCGAACCTGGACGCCAAGCTGCGCGCCGAACTGCGGCGCGAACTGAAACTGCTGCACCAGACCTTGCGCTCGACCATGATCTACGTGACCCACGACCAGGTCGAGGCGATGACCCTGGCCACCCGCATCGTGGTCATGCGGGCCGGTAAAATCCAGCAGATCGGCGCCCCGGCCGACGTCTACGAACGCCCCGCCAACCTGTTCGTGGCAGGCTTTCTCGGTTCGCCATCGATGAACTTCATCGATGGCGCGATCGACCTTGAGGGCTGCTTTGCTGGCAAGGGCTTTCGCCTGGAAGGGGGCGCCGTGGGTGCGGCGGCCGGCCAGGCGCTGGTGCTCGGCATCCGTCCCGAGCATATCCGCATCGGCGCCGACGGCGCCTTGGAGGGCACGGTGGCGCTGGTCGAACCGATGGGTAACCACCAGATCGTATGGATCGCCAGCGCCGGGCAGCAGCTCTCGGCCATCGTCAACGACACGCGCGTGTTCGCGCTGGGCGAGCCGGTGCGCTTCGCGGTCGACGCCGCGCGCGTGTCGCTGTTCGACAAGGCCAGCGGGCAGCGCCTGTGA
- a CDS encoding LacI family DNA-binding transcriptional regulator, which translates to MANIKDVARLAGVGLGTASRVVSGKGSVSPATLERVKKAIAELDFRPSHAARSLLSGTSQMIGVYIPVLKGTFYTPILQSIDTALRAAGLHMVVAFGVGSGDARRQAIEGIDFLMERGCDGLILLTNHLSDDDIAALGPKQSRVVVLNHCFASIAEQCFSADHTEGGIAAARALLEHRHRKIAVIAGPSTSPDNVDRIAGFMGELERNGINTEKMWVAESDFSPEGGWAAAAELVASGHKFTALFCANDEMAVGALSYFQDVGLSVPGDVSVLGYDDTPSAQFSAPRLTSVHIPWRDVTLSGLNALLNRCYGSAHPVERDFPISVTVRASLGKPAKRRAE; encoded by the coding sequence GTGGCCAATATCAAAGACGTAGCACGCCTTGCCGGCGTTGGGCTGGGAACCGCGTCGCGCGTCGTCAGCGGCAAGGGCTCGGTCTCGCCCGCGACGCTCGAACGGGTCAAGAAGGCCATCGCGGAACTCGATTTCCGTCCGTCGCACGCGGCGCGCTCGCTGTTGTCCGGCACCTCGCAGATGATCGGCGTGTACATTCCCGTCCTCAAGGGCACCTTCTACACCCCGATCCTGCAATCGATCGACACCGCGCTGCGCGCCGCCGGCCTGCACATGGTGGTGGCATTCGGGGTCGGCTCGGGCGATGCGCGGCGCCAGGCCATCGAAGGCATCGACTTCCTGATGGAGCGCGGCTGCGATGGCCTGATCCTGCTGACCAATCACCTGTCGGACGACGACATCGCCGCGCTCGGGCCCAAGCAGTCTCGCGTGGTGGTGCTGAACCACTGCTTCGCCAGCATCGCCGAGCAGTGCTTTTCGGCCGACCATACCGAGGGTGGCATCGCGGCGGCGCGCGCGTTGCTGGAGCACCGGCACCGCAAGATCGCGGTGATCGCCGGACCATCCACCTCGCCCGACAACGTCGACCGCATCGCCGGCTTCATGGGCGAACTTGAGCGCAACGGCATCAACACCGAAAAAATGTGGGTGGCCGAGAGCGATTTTTCGCCCGAAGGCGGCTGGGCCGCGGCGGCCGAACTGGTCGCCTCGGGACACAAGTTCACGGCGCTGTTTTGCGCCAATGACGAAATGGCGGTCGGTGCGCTGTCGTACTTCCAGGATGTGGGGCTGTCGGTGCCGGGGGACGTGTCGGTGCTCGGTTACGACGATACGCCGAGCGCGCAGTTCTCGGCGCCGCGCCTGACGTCCGTGCACATCCCGTGGCGCGACGTGACCCTGAGCGGGCTCAATGCGCTGCTCAACCGCTGCTACGGCAGCGCGCATCCGGTGGAGCGCGATTTTCCGATCAGCGTGACCGTGCGCGCCTCGCTGGGCAAGCCGGCCAAGCGCCGCGCCGAGTAG